The following nucleotide sequence is from Malania oleifera isolate guangnan ecotype guangnan chromosome 4, ASM2987363v1, whole genome shotgun sequence.
cagatgaacgtgaaatcaacatttctaaatggttttttggaagaagagatctatatgaATCAGCCACTTGGATAAATGAAGACGGGCAATAAAGATAAAGTTTACACGCTGAAGAAAACACTCTATGACTTGAAATAGACACCTTGtgtgtggaacatgaggattgataaCTATTTCTAGAATAATGGATTTGGGAAGTGTCAATACGAGCATGctctatacatgaagatggagacagacgGAAGCATGTCGATTGtttgcctatatgttgatgatctgatcttcattGGCAGCAATCTATAGATGTTTTTCActttcaaaaggagcatggtcaaagaattcgaaattaCGGATATTGGCCAGATAAGTCATTTTATTggcatagaagtcatgcaaagcgagaagggaatcttcatctcctagaGTCACTATGTAAAAGAAatactaaagaagtttgggatggacaactGCAACCCTGTGACAATTCTAGTTGAAACGGGATTGGAATTGAAAAAGAATGAGCAAAGAGATGTTGActccacatatttcaagagtctagttggaagcttgaggtatttgacgtgcaccagaccagaCATACTCTACAAAGTTGGATTTGTGagtaggtacatggagactcaTGACCAGTCCCATTTGAATGCAGCGAAGAGGATACTccgctatgtcaagggtaccatttTGATGGTATGTtatattcatcaagaggtgattgcaaacttattggtTATTCAAATAgggattggggaagagatcttgatgaaagaaaaagcacgattggattcacattcttcatgggagatacaacgtttacatggtcatcaaatAAGTAACTCATAGTATATATGTTACTGCCAACCTTgttgtttgtcatggtatatggatcaaaatgtactgaagtatctatgatttcttcaagataatcacacagaagtctacatcgacaattgatcagcgattgcacttgcaaaGAATCTAGTTTACCATGAAATAAGCAAACATAtggatactcggtatcattttattaggaagcatgtcaagaagaaagaagtcgAATTGATATCTTGCAACACGTATAATCAAATTGCTGATATTCTCACAAGGAAACttagacatgatatttttgtaagacttAAGATAATGCTCAGAATGataaagttaggagagtcaagtttaagggaggatgttgaaaattaaacttgacttaTTAAACTTGGTCGGAAGCAGCTCCACCAATCcaaccatttatattgaaattattAAGCTGCAAGCAACCAACTCAACCTACTAGCCCACCTTCCATGAAGTTAATTCCCACCTACTGTTCTAacaattgctataaatagatgtgtgtgcaTGTAATGTAAGATGTGGTGTAGAGAGACACACTAACTAGTGACAAGAGAGAATTGTATTTAGAGAATTCGTCTATATTTTGTTTCAGATTATTTATTGAAATCAATTGTGTGTTTTGTGTGCAATTGTGCAATTCCTCACTAAGTTCAATCagaaccagtgattgagtgaatTCTCTCCACCCATCAAATATATGGTATGGAATTGACCTTTCTCAATCCTTGGACTTggaaatagaagaaaaataaagcTATAATCTTACTTTTGCCACTAGCAAGCCCCTCGCTACAATCATAATTAATGTACAGGTAAATTATAGCAAAAGAGAATTAATGAGACATAACTCATTATATATTTGAGGTACTTGTAGCTCATATATTTGAGGTACCAAAATTAGTTTACTCCTTGAGTATTTTACTTTTGCATCAAGTTAGCTCCTTTTCTATTTGAGGCAATTCttgaaatattaaatttcatttaaTGCAATAAAGGAGCTTTGTCTAACTCCAAACTATGGTAATTAAAAAAATGTTAATAATATCATGTAAGataatgaatatataaataataaaattaattattctTTGAATAAATTGCACTAAAAGGGACTAAGCAAAGATTCATTTTCTATTTGAAGAATTAAACATTATTTGATTACCAATCTAGATAGGACATTTAGTATCATTTGATAGCATTTATAAAAAGTATTTATAATACTTATCACATCGTTTGAAACAACTTATTAATGAGCCAGTAAATGCTGAATTGGGCAAAAGTTATTGACTTTTATAATGTTGAAAGAAGCGTTGGCATGAATAAGTTTTAAAAGTCTCAAATAATGTACTCAATTAATTTATAGTGAAATAATTAGACTAATCAAAACTTTGCTATATAACTATAATTAAATATCTTAGCCTAGTAGAAAAAATTAGGTCCTCTTGGAGGATCAAGCTCATCCTTCCTGTTCTCCTTGTTGGCTAGTCAAATTGGTCCATGGTGCTGAGGTCCACAATACACGGGCCCACAAATGGTCCATATTATTCAAATGGACCAGTTTCTTTAGTCAAGAAGAAGGTGGTGGTCGTGGTGGTAGCGGCGATGGTAAAGATCATCCTAGCTACTAATTAAAACCTTTGGCACCTTCATATTAAAGATTTCATGGTTGAATTGTGGGATGGATGAGAAGGTATGGAAGGAGGATGGGTTACCTTCGGTTTTGTAGCCCAGGCACAGTGTGAACCTTTAAtagacaaataataataataataataataataaatactaaatagCTCACATGGATTTAAAGAAACAAGATATTAGCCAAATATATAGATCTATGTATCCTAGAAATAGAGATACCTATTTTATAAAAATGAAAGCGTCTTATAGGTAACATTCCAATAACAATTAAACCTCAGGAGTTATGCATTAGACATTTGGAGTTCGAACTGTAGAAAAAGGTGGGAATAGACATGAGATGTAAGGTGAACTAGCTTTCGTTGTACATGTAGTGTAGGCCTAGTGAATTTGAATTTGGAGCATACATTTAGACTTTGTGAATGATAAACAATGTGCAAATCAATGACAAAGCTTGGATCTGACGACAAGAACCCGATAATGAATTTGTTGATTCCTTTAAGCAAGTTGGGTTCTTTAATCGAAGCATACAAATTTGATGTATGGTTTACTCGGTATTAGCAATTTGGATTCCTTTAATTGTAACTAGTAAATTTGGGGTACGGTTTACTTGTTTTGGTTATTAACGAGGAGAATGATCTTTGTGGGTGTGATATGCACACTTGATGGATCAGAGTACTTTTCTTCTTCTAAATTCTTTTCTAAACTTAATTTCAAGATATGCAAATGGTAAAATTATTGGACTGCATCCTAAAACACGGAAATCATGATTCAATTCGcataaattaaatatatgaaaaaggCGCTGCGTATTAACACATAGTTGGCGATGAGTTGCAGAAGCGTGCAAAATGTGCCTGCCGATGAAGCACAGTTCTTGTATATGCTCATGAAAATAATGAATCCAAAGAGGACATTGGAAATAGGCGTTTTTACAGGCTATTCTCTCCTTGCTACTGCACTTGCATTGCCTGACGATGGAAAGGTTAGTAAATTGGAAAGTTCATAAGTTAATTGCAATCTCAAAATTTTAAGCTGTTGAGATCAAAGGTTTTTCCGtggaaaaagagaggaaaaaaaatcagaaggatatatatatatatatatgaaactttttttcttaatttttttcaaattccaaACAAAGGCTAAAACTATTACAGACGCATTGACATAATATTTGACAGTCTTTGAGGATGAAATAGCTAATTgatttttgtacaaattattcatcaaagaaagaagagagaatttTCAATTTGCATATTTTCTTTCATTGTTCTTAAAATGTCATTCTTCAATCTCCcatgtttaaaattaaaatgaaattctcAATGGATGCATTGTTAAATACCAAGTTAAAATAAGAAAATGACCCATAGGTTCCTCAGTTACATTCATGACTCTCTCGTTATCTCCGTGAAAAATAGTAAATTTAAGGCCGAAAAACACACAAAACAACGGGTATACACACGATTAGTCGTGTCGATGTTTGTGTATGTGTGTTTATATTTCTAGCTCAGACAAGTGATTTAATCTTCATGGCCATTTTATGTTTCTCCCCTCAAGCAGATAACAGCAATTGACGTGGATAGCGAAGCATATAAAATCGGGTTGCCATTCATTAAGAAGGCTGGCGTGGAGCATAAGATCAACTTCATTCAATCGGATGCCATTTCAGCTCTAGATAAAATGCTGTGTAATAATGTAAGCTTTTGCTTTAAAAgagctttctttttttttttcttttttcctttttttaaaaaaacaaccCAATAAATAGATCAAGCAAAAGTTCTGCCATTAATATTTCATTTTCCCACTTTTCTTTACTCCTCCATTTGGatattaaagaagaaaaaaaagtttCAATATACTTTCTCTCTATATTAATTACTATTGAAGTTACATGCATGGCCCTGGTGATGGATGCAGGGTGATAAGGGAGAGAGGGAGTTCGACTTTGTGTTTGTGGACGCTGCGAAGTCAAGCTACATGGAATTCCACGAGCACGTAATCAAACTGGTGAAGATTGGAGGGATCATTGCATACGATAACACGCTTTGGTTTGGCTCAGTTGTGTGGGAGGAAGAGCACGTGCCTGAGTTTCTTAAGACTGATAGAAAGCCCTTGATGGAGTTCAATACCTTCTTAGCTTCCGATCCCCGTGTCGAGATCTCCCAACTTTCCATTGGCGACGGCCTCACATTATGCCGACGTCTTTCCTAACTGCTTTTCTTTTTTCAGCTCAACACTCAATCTAGGCTACAGACTGAAGGTAAACTCTCTCTCAATTTATGTCCTTCACCCGCGACTCACAAGGTTAAAATTGAGATTTGCAGCATGAAATTTTCAAGTTCTAGTTATTGGATGATGTCCCATAagggaccttttttttttttttttttttttcaataaggGAGAGTCAAATTCAGTGCTTGATGTGGTTGTCTGTTGAACTGCTAGATctgctcttttttctttttttgagttGTGGATTTGTGCTTGGTTACATCTTATTTTACCTTTGTAAAAGTTAATGACTTGTAgctaaaataaaatagaataaatcttttacttattttatatttatactaTGTACAAATATTATATTACAGCGCACTTGTAACTCATTCTATATATCATTTACCAAATCTTACGAGGGGTAAtaactttaattaatttttgCTCCGTCTTCGAGTTATATTTGACAAAATATTTTTGGAACAGCATCAATAGCTTTCTCAAATCACTTACAAGCACATGAGCTTGAAACAATATATGAATAAGAAAACTGAAGATGCGTATCTTGTATCGTAGATTCCATTGTTCGGTCAAAATTAAGCAAAACATACTCAAGAATAGTGTACTGCCCTCTTTTATAATCGAACAAGGCCTGCATTTTCTTAATTCTCGTAAATTGATGCATTAGACCCAATACAAATGTAGTGATCACTTACCATATATAAGACCCCTCAACTTAATGCTGCCAAAATATTTGAGGTTCATTTACTCTTATGTTTATAAAATTCACAAGGTAAATCAATAAAATTCTAACAATCTTGCATTTGGATTACATAGAAGAGGTTTTATAAAGAAAACGCAAATTCTTTGAACAAAAACATAGAACATTTGGCACAACAGGATATTAAATGTGGGCAAGCACCATCCAATCATGAAAATGTCCAAAATGAGATTATGCATATTCAGCTATGCagaagatcatatttgatatggATACTAACAACATGTTGGTCAAAATACATAGCCTTATAACTAAACatataattttagaataaaatcATGTGTATTGATCCAATAATGTAAGTTTCATACTAGAAAGGGTATTGACATTACACAATCGAAACACACACAATCTCATGATCATCATACACAATATGGGAGTGTGGTCAAAATAGTATGCTTAAATGTGATCAAGATGCATGCTTTGCAAATGATCCAAGCAATTGACAAAGATGTTCAAGCTTCAAAGAACCTCATTGAGACTAAACAGAATGTCTTGCTACAAAATAGATTAAGATTGGGTCAAAATGTCTCTAATAATTTTGGCATCCAATCAGATGCATATGCTTTACAAAAAAGTTAATTAGGGTCAATGTCAAAATGTCTCTAAAACACTTTGTCAATGGCCATTTTGACCAAATAGTCAAAAACACGGTTCCAAATTAAAGCAACACACCAAGAACTAAGATAGCAAAAAACCTTGGTTCTCCCCTTCTCTTGGTTCATTTTTGTCAATTTGAGGTGTCTccgatcctttttttttttttttttttaccaattttgaccaatttttgtCATCCAAAATAGTTCAAAATGTTTAGAAGTAACCTGGAAGAGTTTTAGACTTTGCATAAAAATCGAGAAACCCCTATCTTTGAGATTTTCTCCTTTTCCACAATTTTCTACCATTTTTGaaactttcaaaaaaatttgaatatttttcCTGAGCccatttatgtttttttttttaattagaatttttaaaataaaaaagttcaattaattaaaataattttaaaaataatgaaaaaatatgTTGGGCGCATGGTCATCCATGTGCATGCACTAGGTGAAATGGGTATGTTTAGtctaaacaacaacaaaaaaacaaaaaaatgtttttccaaaaaaaaaaatttttttttaataaaaaataaaaaatagtaataggCCATTGTGGGCTTTAGTCCTTTGTATAATTCTTATGAAGAAttccttttgaaaaaaaaatgggaggcacacacatatacacatacatgtaAACATGGTAATTAATTCTTTAAATGGGTGTTGTTAGGAATATAAGTTTATTCAACTACTTTGCTTATATACACATTGATGGGTGGAggagactcactcaatcacttgttgtgattgaaacttagtgaggattgcacacaaatacacATAATTGATTTCAATAAACAATCTGAAACAAAATACAGAAGAATTCTCAATACAAATCTCTCACTCACTAGTTATTTACCCTCTCCACaccacatattacattacacacacacacacacacatctatttatagtaagGTTAGAACAATATAACCAACAATGGTGGCTGAAGTTGGTGAGGTTGTTGCCGACTTCAACCCAaattcaatagaggtgggctgcCAGCTATCTCctatcaagtttaattttcaatatctcCCCTTAAACTTAACTCTCTTGGTTTTGTCATTATGAGCATTGTCTTtagtcttacaaaaatatcatacctGAGTAGCTTCGTGAAAATGTTAGCAATTTGGTCATATGTTctacaagatatcaactccacttctttcttcttgacatgctccctgataaaatgatactgaGTATCAATATGCTTGCTTCTTTCCTGAAATACTAgattcttcgcaagtgcaatTGCTGATCGGTTGTCAATACAGATTtttgtggggttatcttgaagaaatcccagATACACTTCAGTACATTCCTTATCTATATACCATGACAAAAAGCTGAGTTGGCaacaacatactcagcttcacatgatgacaacgttacaatgggctgcttctttgatgaccatgtaaacgttgtacCTCCCATGAAGAATTTGAATCCAGTTGTGCTTTTTTATTTCATCAaaatctcttccccaatcgctatctgaataacTGATAAGTTTgtaatcacctcttgatgaataaaacgtattatcagtgatggtaccctttACATAGTGGAGAATCCTCTTCGTTGCATTCAGATGGGACtagtcaggagtctccatgtacgtactgacaagtccaactccatagagtatgtctggtctgGTGTACGTCAAATATCTTAAgcttcaaaacaaactcttgaaatatgtggggtggACATTTCTTTGCTCATTTTTTTCTTAATTCCAATCTCGTTTCAACTAGAGTTGTCACAAAATTGCATTTGTCCATCTCAAACtttttcagtacttcttttgcatagtggctctgagagatgaagattccctcctcgctttgcatgacttctatgccaagaaaatgagccatATGGTCAACATCtatcatttcgaattctttgaccgtGCTCCTCTTGAAAGCAGCAAACATCTCTCGATTGTTGTCGgtgaaaattagatcatcaacatataggtagGCAATCAGCATGCTTTCGTATGCTTCCATCTTCAtatatagcgcatgctcgtagggacacttctcaaatccattcttatGGAAATAGttatcaatcctcatgttccatgcACGAGGTACCTGCTTCAAACCATAGAGTGCTTTGTTCATTttgtacactttatcttcttttcccttcttcactTATCCACGCGGCTGATTAATATAGATCTCTTCGTCCAGAAAACCGTTCATAAATGCTGATTTCACATCCATCaagtaaatcttccatccattttgtgctgacaGTAAAATGAGTAATCTGATAGTTTCAAACTTGGCAACCaaggcaaagatttctccataatcaatcccttctttctacCTATAACCCTTGGTGAAAAGTCTTTCTTTGTATCTTTGAACTTCTCCTTcagcgttcttcttggtcttgtagatccatttcacaccaatagttttgcaaGCCTTTGGAAAATTTGTTAGCTCGTAAGTCTTGTTCTTCCCGATGGATTAAATCTCCTCATCCATTGattttctccatttgttttcttcgttAGCCTTCTCAAAGCTAACTGGGTTGCTGGTTAACAATAGACAgtatagtgtaacatactcttcCATAGGTTTTGTAGTTTCATAGAGGTCAGCTAGATTATGggctcctctaggcctcatgtatgagatttcatgctcaattagtaatggagcttcattcctctatGGTGAACCTTGTGGAGGTGTCTATAGCTCGAGAACTTGTGACtcaatagccacttctcttgtctgtgtgggttcttctcATTCAAGCGTCAATTTCGTATCTTTGGAAGATTCATCCTAGTCCCACttccaagattcattttcttcaaaaattacaTTCCGACCgtgaatgactttcttgttgatgggattgtagagtcaaTATCCCATAGTACTGTCAcagtatccaacaaggatatattctctcctttatcttccaactttgtccttcttgccttTAGGATCTTGGCACAAGTTATGGAGCCAaatactctaagatgactcacaacTGGCTtctgagtactccaggcttcatgtggtgtttttgtatcaagactcttcgtaggacacctaTAGAGTAGATAAACTGCACATGATGCTGCTTTTGCCCAAAAACTTTTGGacacatttttatcctttaacatgctcctggtCATGTTGAGGATCGTGTGGTTCTTCCTCTTAGCTACACCtatcaactggggagtgtaggtcggtgtgaactgtttttgaatcccttgttgcctaatgAATTTCAGGAAAGTTTCATCCTTGTACTCTTCTCGTTAGTTTGATCAAAGTGACTTGATGCAAtagccactctatttctccacaagagttttgaactctttgaagttgtcgaacacctctgacttctTTTTCAGGatgtagacccaagtcttcctatAGTAATAGTAAATGAAGGTGAAGAAGTATCGTTTTTTTCCATTTGAAAACGGCCTCAATGGACCACATACATTTGTGTGAATTAGCTAGAGcagcatggtagatctccagtcggcttgctttccaaagctatttctgtgttgcttgctctgaacatagctttcacatatcacatttaggtggtggatgttgggtaagcctttcaccatcttcttgcttcccaattgcttcaaactttcaaagttcatGTAGACACccgaagaattataaaaattaagtaaataaaataaaggagagaaaagggtTTTTCAAAAGGGGATTCAGTAGGATCTCGTTGACGTGTGCAGAGTGCTCGTTGATGAATAGGCTTgttgggctcatcgacgtggacGCATGTCTTATCGATGAGACATTAccaagagggctgatttcagggcctgaaatttaTCGACGAGGGATaagtattcatcgacgaactcccttcatggactcgtcaacaaggtgacgtgtctcgtctaTGAATTCGCACCTTATAAATAAGTTGAGCTCGAGTTTTTCAGCGAGAATTTTACATgaacctctttctctctctaagttttgactcccccaccttctctctagatttttggcttcaTCCTTCActgattcgacgatcagaagccgtcacgctactcttgggaagattctcttcaagtctgctagagtagttcATTGGTTAGACCAACTTTGGCACCATCCCAAAGTATGGATAAGTTAGGTATTCTAAGTTTTATAAGGcatttggtgtttctagactgaggaaaatgctttagatagaataatactgaagtttgttaggaaaaatgtaatttcagggtgttgagctggggaacacatgggtgtaggtttggtttaaattat
It contains:
- the LOC131153486 gene encoding putative caffeoyl-CoA O-methyltransferase At1g67980 isoform X1; amino-acid sequence: MADFPSQIHFPSKSLLQSESLTKYILETSAYPREHQQLKEIREATLKKYACLSVQNVPADEAQFLYMLMKIMNPKRTLEIGVFTGYSLLATALALPDDGKITAIDVDSEAYKIGLPFIKKAGVEHKINFIQSDAISALDKMLCNNGDKGEREFDFVFVDAAKSSYMEFHEHVIKLVKIGGIIAYDNTLWFGSVVWEEEHVPEFLKTDRKPLMEFNTFLASDPRVEISQLSIGDGLTLCRRLS
- the LOC131153486 gene encoding putative caffeoyl-CoA O-methyltransferase At1g67980 isoform X3, producing the protein MADFPSQIHFPSKSLLQSESLTKYILETSAYPREHQQLKEIREATLKKYACLSVQNVPADEAQFLYMLMKIMNPKRTLEIGVFTGYSLLATALALPDDGKITAIDVDSEAYKIGLPFIKKAGVEHKINFIQSDAISALDKMLCNNREFDFVFVDAAKSSYMEFHEHVIKLVKIGGIIAYDNTLWFGSVVWEEEHVPEFLKTDRKPLMEFNTFLASDPRVEISQLSIGDGLTLCRRLS
- the LOC131153486 gene encoding putative caffeoyl-CoA O-methyltransferase At1g67980 isoform X2 — protein: MADFPSQIHFPSKSLLQSESLTKYILETSAYPREHQQLKEIREATLKKYACLSVQNVPADEAQFLYMLMKIMNPKRTLEIGVFTGYSLLATALALPDDGKITAIDVDSEAYKIGLPFIKKAGVEHKINFIQSDAISALDKMLCNNGEREFDFVFVDAAKSSYMEFHEHVIKLVKIGGIIAYDNTLWFGSVVWEEEHVPEFLKTDRKPLMEFNTFLASDPRVEISQLSIGDGLTLCRRLS